A stretch of the SAR202 cluster bacterium genome encodes the following:
- a CDS encoding beta/gamma crystallin family protein, translating into MNSRLVSPTIGSLGLTRRRMTILTVAALAIAAFFLSPGWANAAGQVTLYDGAISYTGNSLEVHDSIPNLTLFGFNDSATSIRVSTGEVVSLYEHPNFDGRCVSVRNDVVDLALTNVGRAQASSLRLGSDCFSESSSAPYVRLYSESNLGGASITARHDIPGLRDIGFNDVASSSICRMRRSSGSIPWQSTRT; encoded by the coding sequence TTGAACAGCCGCCTTGTATCGCCCACCATTGGCTCGCTCGGACTTACCCGGCGCAGAATGACGATACTCACTGTAGCGGCACTGGCCATTGCGGCCTTCTTCCTCTCGCCTGGCTGGGCGAACGCGGCGGGGCAGGTGACGCTGTACGACGGGGCAATCTCTTACACCGGCAACTCGCTTGAGGTTCACGACTCTATACCGAATCTCACCCTGTTTGGCTTCAACGACAGCGCAACGTCCATAAGGGTTTCCACCGGAGAGGTGGTATCGCTCTACGAGCACCCGAACTTCGACGGACGGTGCGTCAGCGTTCGAAACGACGTCGTGGACCTTGCCCTCACCAACGTGGGCAGGGCGCAGGCTTCTTCGCTCCGGCTGGGCTCAGACTGTTTTAGCGAGAGCAGCAGCGCACCGTATGTTCGCCTCTACAGCGAATCCAATCTTGGCGGCGCCTCCATCACGGCACGGCACGATATTCCGGGCCTCAGGGATATCGGGTTCAACGACGTGGCGTCCTCCTCGATCTGCAGGATGCGGCGGAGCTCGGGCTCTATTCCGTGGCAGTCTACTCGGACATAG